In the Wyeomyia smithii strain HCP4-BCI-WySm-NY-G18 chromosome 2, ASM2978416v1, whole genome shotgun sequence genome, one interval contains:
- the LOC129722492 gene encoding peflin has product MAYQGGYPGQQYGSYGQPQGGYPGQAPGGYGGYAPPPQPGVNPEIQNIFRSVDKDGSGKINAKELQAALINGRGDHFSDTACTLMIGMFDGDRSGTIDIYEFEKLYAYINQWLQTFKTYDRDSSGHIEEGELSQALSQMGFRFSPQFIQFLIAKNDPVQRKEISVDQFIVTCVQIQRFTEAFRSRDTEQKGVITIGFEDFLNIALTTST; this is encoded by the exons ATGGCGTATCAG GGTGGATATCCGGGACAACAGTACGGAAGCTATGGCCAACCACAGGGTGGTTATCCAGGACAGGCCCCAGGTGGATATGGAGGATACGCACCTCCACCGCAACCAGGTGTAAATCCGGAGATTCAAAACATTTTCCGCAGTGTAGATAAGGATGGCTCCGGAAAAATTAACGCGAAAGAACTGCAGGCAGCACTAATCAATGGCCGTGGTGATCATTTTTCGGATACTGCTTGCACACTGATGATAG GCATGTTTGACGGAGATCGTAGTGGCACGATTGATATCTATGAGTTTGAGAAACTGTATGCCTATATTAATCAATGGTTGCAGACGTTCAAAACCTACGACCGTGATTCCTCTGGTCATATCGAGGAAGGCGAATTATCTCAAG CTCTATCTCAAATGGGATTCCGTTTTTCGCCTCagttcattcaatttttaattgCGAAAAACGATCCTGTTCAACGCAAGGAGATTTCCGTGGATCAGTTTATCGTAACATGTGTCCAAATTCAACGTTTTACTGAGGCATTCAGGTCGCGAGATACCGAACAAAAGGGTGTTATAACGATTGGCTTTGAGGATTTCCTAAATATTGCCTTGACTACTTCAACCTGA
- the LOC129723581 gene encoding presequence protease, mitochondrial produces MLRQLSCRHHRSLRRFLSTASVPKVNPAVLSSDRYKPGSCYNGFVCTQSQFIADFNMTAYMFQHERTGLEYLHIDRNDPNNVFSVNFRTTPFDSTGLPHILEHSVLCGSQRFPVRDPFFKMLNRSMATFMNAMTGPDYTIYPFSSMNEVDYRNLQSIYLDAVFRPNLKYLDFLQEGWRLEHGDLKNPNSDLVFKGVVYNEMKGAFSENSAIFGQQFFNRILPDHTYGYVSGGDPLEIPRLTHQDLVNFHNKYYHPSNARIFSYGNFDLDKTMDFVHQQYLNDFEKIDSSYSIIPPQKRWQAPKKTHIKSRFDNMGAPIEKQNQIAIGFLMPDITNVYESFLMYILSELLIKGPNSYFYKSLIEPNISGGYNQLTGFDPNIRDTMFVVGLQDVAVEDFDRVQQIFDRTIDEAIEKGFEKNHLESVLHHIELHMKHQSTKFGLGLLFNLTPLWNHNGDLFKSLNISALVHRLRENLFKDPQYLQKKVEYYFRNNRHRLTMTMSPDQQYEKTFSENESKNLLEKTSILTDDDRARIFREGLELSEAQKAIPNTEVLPCLKLDDIRKSAHENDIKSLIVQHVPTQSCRVDTNGVTYFRGIISANELSVDQKLLLPLFNAVINQFGTKKFNYRDFDQLISSKTAGIHFSTHLVEDVDDNGRYEFGVLFGTYALNENVPDMFNILQQILTEIDLTDVSRFEMLLENYLSELSVGIAQSGHLYAMQNANGLVMESGQLREQLMGIEHISFMKQLCKNNKPEQVLEKLRSVADTLFCKSTLRCALNYGHDIEKQILAEYERFISNIPPRHPEKATYNISKPLALPINRRHTVMNIPVNYCAKSIMAVPYSHADYAPLIVLAKFLSAKYLLPVVREQNGAYGAGAKITSDGLFNFFSYRDPNSQETLTVFDSAHQWMEKSLPSIDEQALFEAKLGVLQQLDVPIAPIDRGMDLFRHGISEERFEKHREAVLSVTREQLKEVSNRYLNPSAGTIVGMSVLGPENEELKQYGGQWSRCEL; encoded by the exons ATGCTTCGTCAACTATCATGCCGACACCATCGTAGTTTGAGGAGATTTCTCTCGACTGCTTCAGTCCCGAAAGTAAATCCGGCTGTTCTTTCTTCCGATCGATATAAACCCGGTAGCTGCTACAATGGATTCGTTTGCACCCAATCTCAATTCATTGCCGATTTCAACATGACTGCATATATGTTCCAACACGAACGGACCGGACTGGAATATTTGCATATCGATCGGAACGACCCAAACAACGTGTTCTCTGTTAACTTCCGTACTACGCCTTTCGACTCTACTGGACTCCCTCATATCCTAGAGCACAGTGTCCTTTGTGGTTCACAGCGCTTCCCGGTACGAGACCCctttttcaaaatgttaaaTCGCAGCATGGCCACATTCATGAATGCTATGACTGGTCCGGACTACACGATCTATCCATTTTCATCGATGAATGAAGTAGACTATCGTAATCTTCAATCAATCTATTTGGATGCTGTTTTTCGACCGAATTTGAAATACCTGGATTTTCTACAGGAAGGTTGGCGATTGGAACATGGTGATTTGAAAAACCCAAACTCCGATTTAGTTTTTAAAGGTGTTGTATATAACGAGATGAAAGGAGCGTTCTCAGAAAACTCAGCCATCTTTGGACAACAATTTTTCAACAGAATACTTCCGGACCATACCTACGGGTATGTGTCCGGCGGTGATCCATTGGAGATTCCTAGGCTGACACACCAGGATTTGGTGAACTTCCACAACAAATACTACCACCCAAGTAATGCAAGAATTTTCAGCTACGGGAATTTTGACTTGGATAAAACAATGGATTTCGTACACCAACAGTATTTGAACGATTTCGAAAAAATTGACTCCAG TTATAGTATAATACCACCTCAAAAACGATGGCAAGCACCGAAAAAGACTCACATCAAAAGTCGATTCGATAATATGGGAGCACCTATAGAGAAACAGAACCAAATTGCCATCGGGTTTTTAATGCCGGACATTACTAATGTTTATGAGTCGTTCCTAATGTATATTTTGAGTGAGCTGTTGATCAAAGGTCCGAATTCGTACTTCTACAAAAGTCTTATAGAACCTAACATATCCGGAGGATACAACCAGCTAACCGGCTTCGATCCCAATATTCGAGATACAATGTTTGTTGTAGGTCTGCAAGACGTGGCAGTAGAAGACTTCGATCGTGTACAACAAATTTTCGATCGTACGATAGATGAAGCTATCGAGAAAGGCTTTGAGAAAAATCATCTTGAAAGCGTTCTCCACCATATTGAATTACACATGAAACATCAATCTACGAAATTTGGATTAGGTTTGCTGTTCAACTTGACACCACTCTGGAACCATAATGGAGATTTGTTCAAATCGCTGAACATAAGCGCGCTTGTACATCGATTGAgagaaaatttgtttaaagaTCCACAGTATCTGCAGAaaaaggttgaatattatttccgTAACAACCGGCATAGACTGACAATGACAATGTCCCCAGATCAGCAATACGAAAAAACATTTAGTGAAAAtgaaagtaaaaatttattagaaaaaaccAGCATTCTAACAGATGATGACCGAGCGAGGATTTTCAGAGAAGGACTCGAATTGTCGGAAGCGCAGAAGGCAATTCCAAATACGGAGGTTTTACCCTGTCTTAAGCTTGATGATATTCGCAAATCAGCGCATGAAAACGATATAAAGTCGTTGATAGTTCAGCATGTTCCAACACAATCCTGTAGAGTAGATACTAATGGTGTGACCTATTTCCGTGGAATAATTAGTGCAAATGAGCTGTCAGTTGATCAAAAGCTGCTTTTACCATTGTTCAACGCAGTTATTAATCAATTTGGCacgaaaaaatttaattatcgCGACTTTGACCAACTGATCAGTTCAAAAACTGCTGGTATCCATTTCAG TACTCATCTAGTGGAAGATGTAGATGACAACGGCAGGTACGAGTTCGGTGTTTTATTCGGAACGTACGCTTTGAATGAAAACGTCCCAGACATGTTCAACATCTTGCAGCAGATCCTTACTGAAATTGACTTAACGGACGTGTCTCGTTTCGAAATGTTGCTGGAAAACTACCTATCCGAACTATCGGTGGGTATTGCACAATCTGGCCATTTGTATGCTATGCAAAACGCAAACGGATTAGTCATGGAATCGGGGCAGCTTCGCGAACAGTTAATGGGCATCGAACATATTTCGTTTATGAAGCAGCTCTGCAAGAATAACAAACCAGAGCAGGTACTTGAAAAACTTCGCTCCGTTGCGGATACTCTTTTCTGTAAATCCACATTACGTTGTGCGCTAAACTACGGACACGATATTGAAAAGCAAATTCTCGCGGAATACGAACGCTTCATAAGCAATATTCCACCCAGACATCCCGAAAAAGCAACCTACAACATTTCTAAACCACTTGCTTTACCAATTAACCGTCGGCATACAGTGATGAACATTCCAGTCAATTACTGCGCCAAATCAATTATGGCAGTACCCTATTCTCATGCCGACTATGCACCACTTATAGTTCTGGCAAAATTTTTATCAGCGAAGTATCTGTTACCGGTGGTTCGCGAACAGAACGGTGCTTACGGAGCTGGAGCAAAGATCACCTCTGACGGATTGTTTAATTTCTTCAGTTATCGAGACCCCAACTCACAAGAAACATTAACCGTATTCGATAGTGCTCATCAATGGATGGAGAAATCACTTCCCAGCATAGACGAACAAGCGCTGTTCGAGGCCAAGCTTGGTGTGCTTCAACAATTGGATGTTCCTATTGCGCCTATAGATCGCGGTATGGATCTGTTCCGGCACGGGATTAGTGAGGAAAGGTTTGAAAAGCATCGAGAAGCCGTGTTATCCGTTACCCGCGAACAGCTGAAGGAAGTAAGCAATCGTTATTTGAACCCATCAGCAGGCACGATAGTCGGAATGAGTGTGCTCGGTCCAGAGAACGAAGAACTGAAACAATACGGAGGCCAATGGAGCAGATGTGAGCTTTAG
- the LOC129723582 gene encoding eukaryotic translation initiation factor 3 subunit J: MEEDWEQLSEQGKVVPPAKKPIANKWDGEDEEEDVKDSWEDEDEVEEKKDEEKVETPKAKPKKTLQQKIAEKEKLKQEELERRKNEQAEENMTQEQKLAEKLRLQKLQEESDLKNAMDTFGVTTMVGGIDGMYPTNKEEFAELAEAINKKLSNFKNDPEYPNFLEELVMKIFASLPSANIRKVKGALDNLYLEKQKLEKGDKPKKSKGGKIKARLRMDGENTNFDEYPTKYDDYDEYDDFM; the protein is encoded by the exons ATGGAAGAAGACTGGG AGCAACTGAGTGAGCAGGGGAAGGTTGTACCTCCAGCGAAGAAGCCAATTGCAAATAAATGGGACGGAGAGGACGAAGAAGAAGATGTCAAG GACAGTTGGGAAGACGAGGATGAAGTAGAAGAAAAAAAGGATGAAGAGAAGGTCGAAACTCCGAAAGCGAAACCGAAGAAGACTCTACAAcaaaaaattgcagaaaaaGAA AAGCTAAAACAGGAAGAACTAGAACGGCGGAAAAATGAACAGGCGGAAGAAAATATGACTCAGGAGCAAAAACTGGCCGAAAAACTTCGGCTTCAAAAGTTGCAGGAAGAGTCGGACTTAAAGAATGCCATGGACACCTTCGGAGTAACAACGATGGTTGGTGGAATTGATGGAATGTATCCTACCAATAAGGAAGAATTTGCCGAACTGGCTGAAGCGATTAACAAGAagctctccaattttaaaaacgACCCGGAGTATCCAAACTTCCTCGAGGAGCTAGTCATGAAAATATTTGCTAGTT TGCCATCTGCTAATATTAGGAAAGTGAAAGGAGCTTTGGATAATTTGTACCTCGAGAAACAGAAATTGGAGAAGGGTGACAAGCCCAAAAAGAGTAAAGGTGGTAAAATCAAAGCTAGACTACGAATGGATGGTGAAAAT ACAAACTTTGATGAATATCCAACAAAGTACGATGATTACGACGAATATGACGATTTCATGTAA